Genomic segment of Drosophila ananassae strain 14024-0371.13 chromosome 2L, ASM1763931v2, whole genome shotgun sequence:
AGTATCTATTGCTTACCAAATGCGCGCCTCCCTCGAGCAGGATGTGGGACAGGGACTCTACGTAGGGCTGCATGGTGGCCAGGTGCAATGGCGTGTTGCCCGCCTCGTCGATGGCGTTCGGGTCGGCGCCCACTTCCAGCAGGGCCTTCGCCAGACTCACTGACGGGAACTGGCAGGAAGGATAGCGGCCGGCCAGCGTGCCCTCCCGATAGCAGGCATAATGCAGAGCAGTCCGATCGAAGCGGACACGAACCTTCAAGCGATTCAGCCGGTACAGGGCTCCCATCACCTGGCGCCGCATCTCCGGAGTCAGGTTCGTAGTGTCCAGCAGAGAGCTCAGCAGACAGCCTATGTGAATGGCACTTATCATGGTGCGACTCAGGGCGTTGGGGTCGTGGTTACAGTCGTGCTGATGGGCCGACAGCAGCGTCGTCGAGGATGCAGCGGATGCGGATGatgatgaggaggaggaggaggaggaggaggacgacgacgacgaggaacAGGAAGAGGACTTGTCAGCTGCGGGCAGCTGCTTCAGCGGTTGCTGCTGGTCCTTCTGCTGCTCCAGGGTGAAGGCCTGGCCCCGCTCCACCTCCTTGATCGCCTTGTAGAATATGGTCAGCATTCCCTCCGCCTCGATGGACGGAACGACGCGACCCCTGGGCAGCAGGCGACCCGCCTCCACCAGCATGAAGCTGAACAGCTCGGCAAAGGACAGAAGCGAGGACTGGGTCATCGGACTGAGGGGCTGAAGGATCTTCTGTTGCATGGTGAGGGCGTAGGACCATAGCTCGATGCAGCGGTCGAAGCGTCCAGCGTCGGCATAGTGGGCTCCCCTGCGAGAAAGGTTACAGTTTCAGATCAGATCTCGCCAAGATGCAGTTCATCATCATTCTCACCTGAACCGAATATAGTAGCTGGTGTCGGGATGGGTGGGCCCCAAGATACGCTGCCTAATGACCAGAGCCTGCATTCGCATCTCATCGGGATCCAGCACcatctcctccagctcctcAATGGTGGTTACCTCGCGGACCATCTCATACGCTGGCACGGGTTCCTGGACCTTCTTCTCCAGCGGCGGCGCCAGAGTCCGCTCTTCGAGCGCCCGACGCCACAGCGTCAGCGCCGCAGCCATGTCCCGCTTCCTGTCCACGTAGGTGGCGCCCAGCAGCTCCAGGGCATGGATTCGTGACTCTCGGCTGACGCAGGGCAGCGTGATGAGGTGCTCCACGATGGGCATGTGACCGGTGACACTGGCCGCCAGCAGCGGCGTCATTCCGTAGTAGTCCACGTCCATGGTGGCGCCGTGCTTGAGGAGCAGCTGGAGGATCTGAAGGGATCCGGACTCGGCGCAGTCGTGCAGCGCTGTGTTGCCCTTCACGCTGCAGCGGTTGACGTCGGCGTTCAGGGAGAGC
This window contains:
- the LOC6499952 gene encoding protein fem-1 homolog CG6966, encoding MDYKFVVFNAARDNNLAQLKATLYNKSASEVGSLISAKVNGATPLVISCRNGHYDIVEYLLTKCRANVEQVGSVSFDGEPIEDAPPLWCAAAAGHLGIVKMLVRRGANVNSTTRTNSTPLRAACFDGHYEIVKYLVHHGADFEVANRHGHTCLMIACYKGHFRIAQYLLSLNADVNRCSVKGNTALHDCAESGSLQILQLLLKHGATMDVDYYGMTPLLAASVTGHMPIVEHLITLPCVSRESRIHALELLGATYVDRKRDMAAALTLWRRALEERTLAPPLEKKVQEPVPAYEMVREVTTIEELEEMVLDPDEMRMQALVIRQRILGPTHPDTSYYIRFRGAHYADAGRFDRCIELWSYALTMQQKILQPLSPMTQSSLLSFAELFSFMLVEAGRLLPRGRVVPSIEAEGMLTIFYKAIKEVERGQAFTLEQQKDQQQPLKQLPAADKSSSCSSSSSSSSSSSSSSSSSASAASSTTLLSAHQHDCNHDPNALSRTMISAIHIGCLLSSLLDTTNLTPEMRRQVMGALYRLNRLKVRVRFDRTALHYACYREGTLAGRYPSCQFPSVSLAKALLEVGADPNAIDEAGNTPLHLATMQPYVESLSHILLEGGAHLDTKNYAGETFESLLYPTPMHKVIDPMKYTTLACLAARTIKKHDIRYEGTVPATLYEFIELH